DNA from Daucus carota subsp. sativus chromosome 1, DH1 v3.0, whole genome shotgun sequence:
TACTGCTGTAGCTTCTCCACAATGGCCTTTCAGTATAGTGGGTTTTGCTTCGGGTTTGTTCACCTTTATTTGTACACCAAAAAAAAGTTGGACATAGGTGAACTAGAAAAATAGCAAACCAACCTTGAGGAGAAAAACAAACCTGCCATACGTAGGCATTTCCATCACTGGAACCACTGAGTATATGGGCTGCATCAGGGCTTATTGCTGACTGCAATTCGTTGACaacaatattataaaatgaagggACCATTCAACTGAAAATTATTTGTAAGCATGGTAGAACATACCTTAACAAAAAATGATCCAATTTGGCATCCAGAAAATGATTTGACAGGCCCCTTTTCAAGCTGGAGGATATTATAGAGGTATATTCTGCGGTTTATGTGATATGAATGTAAGATAAGATTGGCCGTTAGGAGGGAAGAACTTCTATTCTAGCCATGGttgaaaatatcaaacataATCTACTGCTGATCAAAGTACACACATACCTTTTATCCATGCATGAAGCTGACAGAAACACTCCGTTCAAATCTTGTGACAAACTAGTTATACCATATAAACGTCTTTCCTGAAGAAAGACAAAAGATCAACTAACTTTCACTCGTATATTGAAGGGAATAATGGTCCTGACGATGACCTGTTTCTAATACAAAAATTGTAGGGGCATTCTTGTATAATCACAGTTCaatgttaatttttataaccTTAGGTAACTAGGTTGGGCTCTGCCCAACAATCCCTAAATCAATATAACAGACAAATTACATAGCATTAACTTAAAACTGCGCTGtttaattatattcaaataatttattccaGTCTATATCAAGTTTAGCACATTAAAATCCCTTCAATACCTATGATGACCCTGCATTATTGTCAATGTAACATCAATTATGGACTCTTCAAGGTTCTCAGATACCAGCAGAGACTATAAGGATCTTCAAGTCCTATATTCTGTTGTGACAGGAAAAAAAATCTATCTAGACTAGTGTGGTAATAATGGTAACTTTCTCACTTACCTTTGGATTAGACAGTCGAGTATCCGAGCATGCCTGGGTAACTGGAGATTTAAGGCTTCTGCTGTCCCAGAACTTTACAACACTGAAATGAAGgcaaattgtaaaatatatatttggacAAACCAACAAAAATATTTGAACCACAGTTAATTGTCCATTATTAGGAATCATACTTAATTTTCTTACAAACCTGTCCAATGCTCCAGCAGTAGCAATAGACATCTCATCCCTTAAATAAAGAACTGAAGTGACACTCCTAGAATTAGTCTGTATACAGGAATACTTTCTTTAATGAAGTGCACAAAGAAATGAATTGCAGACTGGGAGATATTTTTAAGCAGAAACCTTGCCGCGCCTTGCTCGCCTCCCATAACTTGAACTGTGAGCCCCGGAAACGGTCATAATTGGTCTGTGGAAAGGTTAAATCAATACTACAATAACAGATATGTATAGGCTCTTCAAAGAGTAGGACAATGTCCCCGCCAACTATCTGTTTGCTACTAAGAAATTTATAACTTCGATAAACTCAGCAACACTAAAATAGAAACGACACAACTCACATTCTACATAATGCTCCCTGCCTAGTGTCGGGGCATCTCAAGTCCCATAGAGCAAACGACCCATCTCTTGAACCAGAGACAATGATATCTAAGAGAATGTAACATAAACCATTAATTTAGAATGTATATACacatttcattttctttttagttAGTTTTTAAAAAGATATCAGAAAAGTAAAGTGGATGGAAAAAGATGCACATACCATGATTGGTTGGATGGGGACAAATAGATTTTATACTTCCTGTGTGACCTAGAAGCACACCAAGACATTTCTTTTCCTGTGCATCCCACCATTTTATCTTTACAAAAATACACATGTTATCAGATACACTTTGATTCTAATTATGAtgaaattttatgtttaaaGCAAAGTAACCTACACTTTGATCACCAGAAGCTGTCAAGATGGCTGTATCGTCCTACACAGGAAAATATAGTCATGATGCTTGTTCATATATCAGTATATCCTCGAATTTTCTAAGCAAAAAAACTCCAACTGAAACAAACTAATTACtactgtatatataatttaaattatatatgtttcttGGCAGCACAAGTACATTTACCAACGTCGTTGACCCCAACAGTAACTAGAGTGCCATTAATTCATATACTCCCAATAAAAGTAGGAGACGAGATATATAACAAACAACGGAATCACTAAAAGAAACAAGTGACATGgataaattagtaaaaaaacaaaatggTACCTTGATCCAACAAGCATCAAAAATAGCATTATCATGAGCTACCCATTCCCATAGTTTAGCTTTCTCTGCAAAGCAAGAAGAGTAGGCTGAAATGAGAAATCGAAAAGTTGGGTAGCTAAAAATGTAGCAATTGGCAAAGCATAGATTACACAACCTGCATTCTGCCCGAAACTCGAACAAGACGAAAATTTAGATCTGGTGTTGTATAAGCTAACATAGCCCCGCTCATCAGTCACAGCAATTATATGGGCATTTTTACTAGtctgtaaattaaaatttcaccaaatcaattaaaaataaagatcTTTATACACAAATGTTTGTGGTGATTGTACCTTGCAGAAAGAGAGAGCCATTGGAGGTGAAGCTTCTCCGTCATGTTGAATGGCTACAGCTCCGACTTGACTGTAATTCAATGTATCATTTTCTGTATATGCTCGCTTTTTTACTGtatcaatttataaatatattaggaTACGAAGAGCATGGTTAGTGATtgaatacaaataaaaattgataaaaggGGTACCTCGGAATCCATTGAGCTCTCTCGATTTGATGTCCTCAAAGAACGATTTGGATTTTGATGTCTCCATTTTCAGTAGTAAATGGATGGAGgaagggagagggggagagggagagaggggggggggggggggggggggagagggagggagagggtgTTTCCGAGGGTTGGCGCGGGGATTACTGTTTCAACCAAGCGGGAAActcttttaaaacttaattaatgaTAGACTGGGTTTTGGTTGCTTAATTTATGGGTTTTATATCTGCTCACTCCACTCCTtgcgtcaaaatatctcacttgacccaccCATTTCATCGGGTACCCATTTTAGCCATTATAAATCTATATCATTTTATCCATATCACTATTTATACCTCTTTAcctaatcatttatcaaaaattaaccgtttaACTTTCTACTGCAAAACCACTTCCAGCactttcataattgtctctagtatttatcaaaataatttggaaatttataaagcaacatagctagagtggtcacataaatatatatattcatagttatatatatttttaactacatagctatgttattttgaaaatttccaaattattttgataaatactagagacaaatatgaaagtactcgaagtggttttgcagtaaaaagttaaatggttaatttttgataaatgattaagtaaataggtatgaatagtgatgtgggtaaaatgatatatatttggtttatagtggcttaaatgagtcctCGCTGAGAATGGTGGGTCAAGTGTGATATTTTGACGTAACGGGTgaccagtttgatataaaacccattTATTTTATCAGCCCCTTATAAATTTCAGTCagcattaataatttataattataatttatcagttacaacttacaagaattaatcgtttcaaaaaaaaacttacaagaattaataatataattgtttcaaaaaagaattattaatatataatgataatttattgtaaatacttttttttgaaatgatcgtaaataacttataaaaaatcatatatacttTAATgtcttaaatttcaaaaattagaaaaattattgaaaatttaaaactttcTGCTTATATTcagtattttttatattatactacCCCATCTAATATTATGTTTCTTGTTTTGACTATTTAACAGTCAAATTAACTAAATTTTGACCACAAATTATCCAACTCAAAATgactaaaaaaattcatttgaaaatatatttaatttcattcaaaattaaactaattaataaaCTTTCTTCAACTAAAGATCAAAATTTCGTCAAATTGACTACCTAACAGTAAAAAAAAGactgagatggagggagtatatatgatatatacatTGGAATGCAACATTTATACATGTTGAGCATAAATCCACTGCTACAAAAAAGTTGGgtgaacatattaaaaataacacaaaaatatttatcattaaTATACTCAAAAATTTGCACACATCTCGGGTCATTTTTCTATTTTCCAAAATTAATAGTATACATATCttgtgatttttattataattaacttttttacaaaaaattttgcactatttttcaatatatgttacattaaaatgaaagataaattattaataataccgatttaatattgattttaatGAATAATAACTACATATTCTTCACTTACAAATGTTGTCATATATAGTTTGTACCATTTTGTTGATAAAACATTAACATATGGATCTAAACTATGAATAGTATCCCGCAGTAATAGCTTTTACAAATAGTATTGGTACCATTGTTGCATGGAGGCTTTAGTTTTATTGAAAAGTGGAGACCATATaagattttcaattaaaataattatagaatgTGTTCATTCACCAAACTATTTATACAAAGATcatcattttatcaaaaatcataaGAAAAAAGATGCACTATAATCACACAGAGAGAATAGAAAGCGACACGAAAATTCCAATCTCGGCCGCTGGAACCTaccaaaacaagaaaaaaagatTGGAATGAAATAGTGGATTGGTTAGGGGTTGCGTCATTAAAGACTTGGATAAGAATATCTCGTgtgttattttcttttatttttgctTATCATAACTTATACTCTCcacacatttttttaaaatggagATAAACTTGTTAAAATGTTATAATCGTTTTTAATTAGTGATTAAGGTATTCAACCCCCTCTTATATATAGCTTAATTGACCCGTATATCCGGACCTAACAATATCGATGTCGTGCCATCCCCCCAATATTTTAGGAAAAGCCCGATACTTTATGACATCCGTAACTGATAGCAATAGTAGTGCATTCAAAAAATATCCTACATGGTTCCAAATTATTGAAACCAAAGGAGTTAAACAAAGGAGTTGGATCATTGGGATCCCCTAAGGATATTAGTTCACCAAAATTATTGTTTAGGATTTCTTTGTTTAGGAGTATCAATATTTATTACAGATGGGGCATAGTCttgatgaataatattttcttaatgCACGTCGATTTCCATGTCGCTTTATGTCTTttcttagttttgtaatatgaGCCTATAAGCTTTGTGGGCTCAAACGTGTTCTTTGTGTGTCTATTTTTTCTCTCATTCCTTGGTCCCTCGAATTAGGGGCttcttccaaaaaaaaaaattaatttattgatgacCCACCTAGAATATAGGATAAACATTTAGCTTATATTAGTCACTGATCTATATCAGCCAATTTAGATTATTCATAGACATTGTACCACTCACAATACCCTCTTTCATTTGACCCTATACTTGAGTTTCTTGCATCAAGTGGTCCTAAGCCTGTTATGTAGGGATCTGGAATCACGTGTTCCTCGAGGATTAAGTGGATGCAAGAGGCCATTTCAACCTTTGAGGATGAACCTGAACTTGATTTTAAGTAACATAAGGTACTACGATGGTTGAGTAGTAATGTCCAGCAGATGCATTTACAATCAAAAATGTATTCGCATCTTGGAGGGGAACCAATCCCTTGTTCTAATTCGAAAGAACTAGTTATAATTTTAGGTTTTCGTGCCTTGAGTATTTCACACGGGAGAGTAGTAGATAGAGTGCTGACTCTAATATTTAGAGAATTAAGCTCCGTGATAGTGAATTAGGAATCCCCCTGTAGTGGTTAGTTATGTAGTGACGGCTAACATGCGAGTTGGGTTCTCCGTTTAGAGCTAACAATTTATTCTAGATCATGTTTGTTTACCAATTTTACCTATTGTGCTTCATGTATTTTCCATAGTTGTCTTTTACTTACAAACAACGTAAAATGTTGTGGAACAAAAAATTAAGACGCATTTTTACTTGTAAGAATCCAATGCACACTCTAATTTTAGTTGATCTTATGTTCCAGCGCTCAAACTGTTTTTTGAAAATGTCCATATATCTCAAAGGAATTTGAGAATGAagacaaaatataattatgatatttGTGATTTAAGATGTTTATACATAAGTGAAGAGTCTTGGATTAGAACATGTTTAggttttttaaggaaaaaagcAACTCATGTATTCTGGTTCCACCACAATGTTTAGTTACTGAAATTACACTCATAGCTGGTTTTGTTGTCTTGAAAATCACTTCTGATAATTATTTGGACTTTTTAATGGATTTTTTGATCAACccgttaaatatcaaaatattattaactaGTCAGGATTTGTTCTTCTCTTgactaataaatttttattccaatctTATTCGgtctatataatatattgttaaatatacttttagaatattttttgaTCCTCATgagttaaatttgaaattgaattttGACTACAAccaacaaattatttaaatagctCAACCATTATCAAATTAAACTTAAATATTCTATACATttaaatgaatttatatattttacgaATTCGATCAGCTCATAAATTGGGTGTTTATTTAAGTAAATGTAAACAACGGATAATAAATAAAGTGAGCGGAAGCGATGAGATTAAGGAGTGTAGTGTAATAACAGTGGAAAGGAAACAGAAACCGAGAGCAGCAACATTTAAATAAATCTGATAAACCCCTCTTCCTAAGCTACTTGTTGTCCAAAACCCTAGAATATCTCTGTCTCTATCTATCTGTATCACTAGCACACGGACACAAATATCTTGGCTCTCTCTCATCGTAGCATGTCCTCCTCCTC
Protein-coding regions in this window:
- the LOC108195928 gene encoding uncharacterized protein LOC108195928 — translated: METSKSKSFFEDIKSRELNGFRVKKRAYTENDTLNYSQVGAVAIQHDGEASPPMALSFCKTSKNAHIIAVTDERGYVSLYNTRSKFSSCSSFGQNAEKAKLWEWVAHDNAIFDACWIKDDTAILTASGDQSIKWWDAQEKKCLGVLLGHTGSIKSICPHPTNHDIIVSGSRDGSFALWDLRCPDTRQGALCRIPIMTVSGAHSSSYGRRARRGKTNSRSVTSVLYLRDEMSIATAGALDSVVKFWDSRSLKSPVTQACSDTRLSNPKERRLYGITSLSQDLNGVFLSASCMDKRIYLYNILQLEKGPVKSFSGCQIGSFFVKSAISPDAAHILSGSSDGNAYVWQVNKPEAKPTILKGHCGEATAVDWSSSEPGKVATSSDDLTIRFWDIRSSCYSRTRSPSSTRKRVMALPSMQCRKLFVDEEPKTYKLKLDTFPEDEAMDQTNLDAAVAIAEVSTPKQLKRSVSSSKVTKSFDNTPEVFLESPSSVLSPPSSLKRKTIRDYFLAT